A single window of Sphingobacterium sp. ML3W DNA harbors:
- a CDS encoding SusC/RagA family TonB-linked outer membrane protein: MMKKFLITCMLLLGFTSSLLAQEIVEVTGVVTDAQKQPLVGVSIYVTDSPGLGTVTDSHGKYKIKLERYKRLTFSYIGYNKQEVLIKDVFAVSLALQKSETSVLDEVVITGTGTQKQLTSTGAVSSVDVNNLKSNPTSSLSNALAGNVPGVMAMMQSGQPGKNISEFWIRGISTFGGGTGALVLVDNIERNINDINIEDIESFSVLKDAAVTAIYGSRGANGVILITTKRGKEGKININFKDETIYNTRTITPQFEDGVTYANLLNESRITRNQAPIYQPEELEILRLGLDPDLYPNVDWQDLLLKDGAMTYRANLNMSGGGPTARYFASGSYVEEGGMYKIDETLRNDYNTNANYKRWNYRLNTDFNITKTTVAKVGVAGSLDKRNSPGLGDNDFWGVLFGYSPIRTPVMYSNGYVPAIGEGNQTNPWVVATQTGFNENWTNSIQTNVSIEQNFDFITKGLRARGIVGFDTNNKSNISRRKWPEQWRAERARDENGDLVFTHVSDPSEMFQMSGAEGERREFLDLMFNYDRSFGNHNVGGVIRFTRDALVRTVNIGDDIKNGISRRNQALAGRVTYNWKNRYITDFNFGYTGSENFAIGQQYGFFPALSAAWNVAEEPFIKENLDWINMFKIRYSWGKVGNDQLKVGDSQERFPYLYTIEEIWRRNADGSFALDGNGNKIPDGGYQWADYGFDRYYQGMKYAQVASPYVTWEMATKQNLGFDIALFNDKIIANLDFFNEERTGIYMERRFLPAIVGLESTPRANVGAVRSRGFDGRFEYKQNIGEVSLTARSNITYSKNVILERDEENNVYGYQNERGFRVDQAKGLVALGLFKDYDDIRNSPKQNFGNYQPGDLKYKDINGDGVIDDGDRVPIGATRRPNLIYGIGASVSWKGIDLNVHFQGAGKSTFSTYGKTVHAFSEGEWGQVMKGVMGDNRWISADISGDPATENPNASYPRLSYGDNPNNFRESTYWLRNGQYLRLKTLDIGYSIPKSLANRIKTNNIRIFLVGSNLLTWSKFKLWDPELASPRGEDYPLPKSFTLGLSVNL, from the coding sequence ATGATGAAAAAATTCTTAATAACATGCATGTTACTGCTCGGCTTTACCTCTAGTCTGTTGGCTCAAGAGATAGTCGAAGTAACCGGTGTCGTAACTGACGCCCAAAAGCAACCCTTAGTAGGGGTTAGTATTTATGTAACAGATTCACCAGGTTTAGGTACCGTTACGGATAGCCATGGTAAATATAAAATTAAACTTGAAAGATATAAGCGGTTAACATTTTCTTATATCGGTTATAATAAGCAAGAGGTATTGATTAAAGATGTGTTCGCAGTTAGTTTGGCATTACAAAAATCGGAGACGAGCGTTCTGGACGAAGTGGTGATAACAGGGACTGGGACGCAAAAACAATTGACATCTACAGGAGCTGTCAGTAGTGTAGATGTCAATAACCTGAAATCTAATCCAACTTCTAGTTTATCCAATGCATTGGCAGGAAATGTACCAGGTGTTATGGCCATGATGCAATCTGGACAGCCGGGTAAAAATATTTCTGAATTCTGGATTCGGGGTATTTCAACTTTTGGTGGTGGTACAGGTGCATTGGTTTTGGTCGATAATATTGAACGTAACATCAATGATATTAATATTGAAGATATTGAGTCTTTCTCTGTCTTGAAAGATGCTGCGGTAACAGCAATTTATGGTTCTAGAGGAGCTAATGGAGTCATTTTGATTACTACTAAGCGGGGTAAGGAGGGTAAAATTAACATCAATTTTAAAGATGAAACGATTTATAATACCCGTACCATCACCCCTCAATTTGAAGATGGTGTAACGTACGCTAATCTCTTAAACGAATCGCGCATTACGCGAAATCAGGCACCTATCTATCAACCTGAGGAATTAGAAATTTTGCGATTAGGGTTGGATCCAGATTTATACCCTAATGTGGATTGGCAGGACTTGTTGCTGAAAGACGGTGCAATGACCTATAGAGCGAATCTCAATATGAGTGGTGGTGGACCTACAGCTCGTTACTTTGCTTCAGGGAGCTATGTGGAAGAAGGTGGGATGTATAAGATTGATGAAACGTTGCGTAATGATTACAATACCAATGCAAATTACAAACGTTGGAACTACCGTTTGAATACAGATTTTAATATCACAAAAACTACGGTGGCTAAAGTTGGTGTTGCAGGATCCTTAGATAAACGAAACAGTCCGGGATTGGGAGATAATGATTTTTGGGGCGTACTTTTCGGATATTCGCCCATACGAACGCCAGTAATGTATTCCAATGGGTATGTACCTGCTATCGGTGAAGGAAATCAAACGAACCCATGGGTTGTAGCAACACAAACAGGCTTTAACGAGAATTGGACAAATAGTATACAGACAAATGTATCCATAGAACAGAATTTCGACTTTATTACCAAAGGGCTTCGAGCTAGAGGGATTGTCGGATTCGATACTAACAATAAAAGTAATATATCTCGTCGTAAATGGCCTGAGCAATGGCGTGCTGAACGTGCTCGAGATGAAAATGGGGATCTAGTTTTTACACATGTTTCCGATCCCAGTGAAATGTTCCAAATGAGTGGTGCTGAAGGTGAAAGACGTGAGTTTTTAGATTTAATGTTCAATTATGATCGTAGTTTTGGTAATCATAATGTAGGTGGGGTAATTCGGTTTACACGTGATGCTTTGGTAAGAACGGTAAACATTGGTGATGATATCAAAAATGGGATATCCAGAAGAAATCAAGCTTTGGCTGGTCGGGTGACCTATAATTGGAAAAATAGATATATTACTGATTTTAATTTTGGCTACACCGGTTCTGAAAATTTTGCTATTGGACAGCAATATGGTTTTTTTCCGGCACTCTCAGCTGCCTGGAATGTCGCAGAAGAACCCTTCATCAAAGAGAATTTGGATTGGATCAATATGTTTAAGATACGGTATTCTTGGGGTAAAGTGGGAAATGATCAGTTGAAAGTTGGAGATAGTCAAGAACGATTTCCATACTTATATACCATTGAGGAGATCTGGCGGAGGAACGCTGATGGGAGTTTTGCGTTAGATGGCAATGGTAACAAAATACCTGATGGAGGTTATCAGTGGGCTGACTATGGTTTCGATCGGTACTATCAAGGAATGAAATATGCACAAGTAGCATCACCGTATGTAACCTGGGAGATGGCAACAAAACAAAATCTAGGTTTTGATATTGCTCTTTTTAATGATAAGATTATTGCGAATCTTGATTTTTTCAATGAAGAGCGAACGGGTATTTATATGGAGCGAAGATTTTTACCGGCGATTGTTGGGCTTGAAAGTACGCCAAGAGCCAATGTTGGGGCAGTGCGATCAAGAGGTTTCGATGGACGATTTGAGTATAAGCAAAATATTGGAGAAGTCAGTCTTACCGCAAGAAGTAACATCACGTATAGTAAAAATGTTATTTTGGAAAGGGATGAAGAGAACAATGTGTATGGTTATCAGAATGAGCGTGGTTTTCGCGTTGATCAGGCCAAAGGATTAGTCGCTTTGGGTCTTTTTAAGGATTATGATGATATCCGGAATAGTCCGAAACAAAATTTCGGAAATTATCAACCTGGAGATTTGAAATATAAAGATATCAATGGTGATGGTGTGATTGATGATGGTGATCGAGTGCCCATTGGTGCTACCAGACGACCGAATTTGATTTATGGTATTGGTGCTTCCGTTAGTTGGAAAGGAATTGATCTTAATGTGCATTTTCAAGGAGCAGGGAAATCTACTTTTTCAACCTATGGAAAGACTGTACATGCATTTAGTGAAGGCGAGTGGGGGCAAGTCATGAAAGGCGTGATGGGTGATAACCGTTGGATTTCTGCGGATATTTCAGGAGATCCAGCTACTGAAAACCCTAATGCTTCTTATCCCCGTTTAAGTTATGGGGATAATCCTAATAACTTTAGGGAGTCTACTTATTGGCTTAGAAATGGCCAATACTTGCGTCTGAAAACTTTGGATATCGGTTATTCCATTCCAAAATCTTTGGCCAATCGGATAAAGACCAATAACATCCGTATTTTTCTTGTTGGTAGTAATTTACTGACATGGTCAAAATTTAAGCTTTGGGATCCTGAACTTGCTAGCCCTAGAGGAGAAGACTACCCGCTTCCCAAATCATTTACATTAGGCTTAAGTGTTAATCTATAA
- a CDS encoding IPT/TIG domain-containing protein, with protein MITKQFIKSNSWFVSSMLWIFIAFSFGMGGCKEENKSVVEPVAFNPSKPVVVSDFSPKSGGMGQRLVIYGQNFGNDAKNVKVLIGGKQAKVINVLGESLYCLVPRQAFNGDIEVRVGDSDKQVIGKSEKPFDYQRKMVVSTVIGYRNARGDEPWRDGKFKDVDQSKMASGFWEPSFMKFDPLNPKHLWMTFDNNNGLYLINFEDSTVTKKRSDFDRPRSIDFTIDSKHMIIAEDRGGENDRATYRLSRDRQWQDREVLTTYRQCNGASVHPINGEMYFNSYEKGQFFRFDLNKYFNEGLGVKDYQQLFVVHDPNWEYKILIHPTGNYAYIVVINQHYILRVDYNWEKKQFNQPYLVCGQLKSAGYEDAVGSSARLNNPYQGVFVKNPAYEADGKTDVYDFYFTEQENHAVRILKPDGSVTTFAGRGSSSINANPHGYVDGDLRQEARFDRPSGIAYNETEGAFYIGDQSNRRIRKIALEEMDQSINE; from the coding sequence ATGATAACTAAACAGTTTATAAAAAGCAATAGTTGGTTCGTAAGCAGTATGCTATGGATTTTTATTGCATTTAGTTTTGGAATGGGGGGCTGTAAAGAGGAGAATAAGAGTGTCGTGGAGCCGGTAGCCTTTAATCCATCTAAACCCGTCGTAGTATCCGATTTTAGTCCTAAATCAGGAGGTATGGGGCAACGCCTTGTAATATATGGACAAAATTTTGGTAACGATGCCAAGAATGTAAAAGTGCTTATAGGTGGTAAGCAGGCGAAAGTAATTAACGTACTGGGAGAATCATTATATTGCTTGGTTCCAAGACAGGCATTTAATGGCGATATTGAAGTGCGTGTAGGCGATTCAGATAAACAGGTTATTGGTAAATCCGAGAAACCTTTTGACTACCAGCGCAAGATGGTAGTATCTACTGTTATTGGATATCGAAATGCTCGAGGTGACGAGCCCTGGAGAGACGGTAAATTTAAAGATGTAGACCAAAGTAAAATGGCGAGTGGATTCTGGGAACCTTCATTTATGAAATTCGACCCACTCAATCCAAAGCATCTCTGGATGACATTTGATAATAATAATGGTCTTTATTTAATAAATTTTGAGGATAGCACGGTTACCAAAAAACGTTCTGATTTTGATAGACCCCGTAGCATTGATTTTACAATTGATAGTAAGCATATGATTATAGCTGAAGATCGTGGAGGCGAAAATGATAGGGCTACATACAGGTTGTCGCGTGATCGACAATGGCAGGATAGAGAGGTGCTGACCACCTATAGGCAGTGTAATGGTGCCTCTGTTCACCCCATCAATGGGGAGATGTATTTTAATAGTTACGAGAAGGGTCAATTTTTTCGTTTCGATCTGAATAAATATTTTAATGAGGGACTTGGAGTTAAAGATTATCAACAGTTGTTCGTGGTGCATGATCCGAATTGGGAGTATAAGATATTGATACACCCCACTGGTAACTACGCATATATTGTAGTCATTAATCAGCATTACATCCTTCGTGTTGACTACAATTGGGAGAAGAAACAATTTAATCAACCCTATCTGGTCTGTGGTCAGCTTAAAAGTGCCGGCTATGAAGATGCAGTTGGCTCCTCTGCTCGCCTAAATAACCCTTATCAGGGTGTTTTTGTGAAAAACCCAGCCTACGAAGCTGATGGTAAAACGGATGTATATGATTTCTATTTTACAGAGCAGGAAAATCATGCGGTTCGTATCTTAAAACCAGATGGTAGTGTGACGACTTTTGCTGGTAGAGGTAGCTCGAGTATTAATGCTAATCCACATGGTTACGTAGATGGCGATTTGAGGCAGGAGGCTCGGTTTGATAGACCCTCTGGGATCGCATACAATGAGACCGAAGGTGCATTTTACATTGGAGATCAATCGAATCGTCGTATACGTAAAATAGCACTTGAAGAAATGGATCAAAGTATTAACGAATAA
- a CDS encoding glycoside hydrolase family 2 protein has protein sequence MKRTVLFASLMLAVQVNFAQDWKPAGSHILTSWGEQVNAHKPHPEYPRPQLVRANNWQNLNGLWKYAITTATTTDIPTQWEGNILVPFAVESALSGVGKEIGKDKALWYNNTITLDKAVQKNNVLLHFGAVDWQCDVFINNKLVGRHEGGFDPFTMDISSFLKKGAKQDIAIRVWDPTDDGPQPRGKQVNHPNGIWYTPVTGIWQTVWLESVPQSHIVSTKHTPQLDAGNLTFEATIAASQPGDQVMVRALDGTRVLQEQSGEPNHAFNIAIPQAEPWSPSNPKLYDLEIQLLRKGKVIDQAKSYFAMRKISMEKDKDGIQRLMLNNKFTFQYGPLDQGWWPDGLHTAPSDEALKFDVIKTKEMGFNMIRKHIKVEPARWYRHCDSIGMLVWQDMPSGDLGGNNWDMQPGKISGGIRDKDRSAISEGYYRKEWKAIMEVLHNFPSIVMWVPFNEAWGQFKTKEITEWTIANDPSRLVNSASGGNFMETGHILDIHNYPDAAMPDPSLFGANQVLALGEFGGLGLPVDGHSWQQKDNWGYQSFKNKVELFDRYKRLIHDLNRLIPMGLSAAVYTQTTDVEVETNGLMTYDRKVIKMSEQELNSLHQPLYQFQLK, from the coding sequence ATGAAGAGAACTGTATTATTTGCGAGCTTAATGTTAGCCGTACAAGTGAATTTTGCTCAGGATTGGAAACCTGCGGGTTCGCATATTTTGACTTCTTGGGGTGAACAAGTAAATGCACATAAACCACATCCAGAATATCCGAGACCACAATTGGTTCGTGCTAATAATTGGCAAAATTTGAATGGGCTATGGAAATATGCCATTACAACTGCCACTACTACTGATATTCCAACGCAGTGGGAGGGCAATATATTGGTTCCTTTTGCTGTTGAATCGGCTTTATCTGGTGTAGGTAAAGAAATTGGTAAGGACAAAGCACTTTGGTATAATAATACGATTACATTAGATAAAGCCGTTCAAAAAAATAATGTTTTATTGCATTTTGGTGCTGTTGATTGGCAATGTGATGTTTTTATCAATAATAAATTAGTCGGGCGGCATGAAGGAGGATTTGATCCATTTACTATGGATATCTCGTCCTTTCTTAAAAAAGGAGCTAAGCAAGATATAGCTATCCGAGTCTGGGATCCTACAGATGATGGGCCACAACCACGAGGGAAGCAAGTAAATCATCCCAATGGGATTTGGTATACTCCGGTAACAGGTATATGGCAAACGGTATGGTTAGAGAGTGTTCCGCAAAGTCATATTGTAAGTACTAAACATACACCGCAACTGGATGCTGGAAATTTAACCTTTGAAGCTACAATAGCAGCGAGTCAACCGGGGGATCAAGTCATGGTAAGAGCTTTAGACGGAACTCGAGTTCTTCAGGAGCAATCTGGCGAACCTAATCATGCATTTAATATCGCTATACCTCAGGCTGAACCTTGGTCACCTTCTAATCCAAAGTTGTATGATTTAGAAATTCAGTTGCTGCGAAAAGGGAAGGTTATCGATCAGGCGAAAAGCTATTTTGCTATGCGTAAAATATCGATGGAAAAGGATAAAGATGGTATTCAACGATTGATGTTGAATAATAAGTTTACCTTTCAATATGGTCCGTTGGATCAAGGATGGTGGCCTGATGGGTTACATACAGCTCCCTCAGATGAAGCTTTGAAGTTTGATGTTATCAAGACCAAGGAAATGGGGTTCAATATGATCAGGAAGCACATCAAAGTGGAACCAGCTCGATGGTACCGTCACTGCGATAGTATAGGTATGTTGGTGTGGCAGGACATGCCAAGTGGTGATTTAGGAGGTAATAATTGGGATATGCAACCAGGGAAAATATCAGGAGGTATTCGCGATAAGGATCGTTCTGCCATATCTGAAGGATATTATAGGAAAGAGTGGAAGGCGATTATGGAAGTGCTACACAATTTTCCGAGTATCGTGATGTGGGTGCCATTCAATGAAGCATGGGGACAATTCAAAACCAAGGAAATTACAGAATGGACAATTGCGAATGACCCTTCTCGATTAGTAAATAGTGCCAGTGGTGGTAATTTTATGGAGACGGGGCATATATTAGATATTCATAATTACCCAGATGCAGCAATGCCAGATCCTTCATTGTTTGGGGCCAATCAGGTTTTAGCATTAGGAGAATTTGGAGGTTTGGGACTACCAGTAGATGGGCATTCTTGGCAACAGAAGGATAATTGGGGATACCAAAGTTTTAAGAATAAGGTTGAATTGTTCGATCGTTATAAGAGATTGATTCATGATTTAAATCGACTGATTCCTATGGGTCTTTCGGCAGCTGTATATACACAGACAACAGACGTTGAGGTTGAAACCAACGGATTGATGACCTATGATAGAAAAGTGATTAAAATGTCTGAACAGGAATTGAATTCGCTGCATCAACCTTTGTATCAATTTCAATTAAAGTAA
- a CDS encoding two-component regulator propeller domain-containing protein, which translates to MIKIKLLLLSLAYFLLSFSIHAQPYYFNHYQINEGLSNNAVICSMQDSYGFLWFGTKDGLNRFDGNTFKKFTHSQHVPNSLGSNSIISLKEDSQKQMWIGTDQGIYSYDPLHEKFTILDEKFRSTEVPVITTDLKHQLWFISNGMLYVHNLMNKTTKQITKSNLYITALCSTKSGKLYFGTPEGIIYQVSNENQLSIFIDFTTDFEKKDWFSIEKIVETKSGDLLIGTSKAGVFSYDLNNRNLSPILGQKQLKQFLYVRDIVQPNDQEYWFATESGLFIYQISSKTFVNLRKEQHNPWGISDDAIYNILQDRDNGIWLGTYFGGLNYYHAHNSIIEKILPGDHVDNLKGSVVRGIKKDKEGHIWIGTENGGVAKWNISNNKIQNFTSQNSSLANNNVHGLLAIHDQLLVGAFVNGLDIFNLNQLQVTHHLDQNNSELQSNFIFHLYQTKNGNILAASTRGLYRFDLDAKKFFLIKNVPTHIFYTSILEDFKGNLWIGTWRDGLFCYNPNTQHFKHYTHQSNNIKALPNNRINSLFEDSKKQLWIATEGGMVKKDPDKDEFESFNMDDGMPSNVVLSFLEDKQHNMWVATSKGLVRYHQKDRKIRIFNMESGLPTLQFNYNSSFDDDNGNFYFGTINGLIRFKPERLNQINYNSATPIFITNMTVNNREISQTDDSPILKESILFTENIQLKHDESSFSLDFAALHFQAPQSINYSYKMEGMDEKWNPINGTPRVYFTKLAPGKYTFMVKANDPNGVPIQQLKTLKIEILPPIWASIPAFFIYVLITIGLIAFIIHHFNERIKQRNRQHILTTQNIRDQELYRSKINFYTDVAHEIRTPLTLIKAPLEKLMDKVDRSPTIDKLLNTMENNTNKLIELSNQLLDFRKVEAEGFKLNFASHNVSLILEEIIQNFIETLNAQNRILIKSIHVDIIALIDLDAFEKICYNLINNALKYSDKHIEISLISDEKNIMIMSVKNDGLLIPIIDREHIFEPFNRLKRNKNISGSGLGLALTKSLTLKHQGSLVYKTDETSFNIFVLTLPLNQSLTS; encoded by the coding sequence ATGATAAAAATAAAATTGTTGCTTCTTTCCTTGGCTTACTTTCTGCTTTCATTTAGTATTCATGCCCAACCTTATTATTTCAATCATTATCAAATAAATGAAGGACTATCCAACAATGCAGTCATCTGCAGTATGCAAGATAGTTATGGATTTCTGTGGTTTGGAACAAAGGACGGCTTGAATCGTTTTGATGGAAATACATTCAAAAAATTTACACATTCGCAACATGTTCCAAATAGCTTAGGAAGTAATTCCATTATATCATTAAAAGAAGACAGTCAGAAACAAATGTGGATTGGTACTGATCAAGGAATATATTCTTACGACCCACTACATGAAAAATTCACAATATTAGACGAGAAATTTCGAAGTACAGAAGTTCCAGTCATTACAACAGATTTAAAACATCAATTATGGTTCATCTCTAATGGAATGCTTTATGTACACAATTTGATGAATAAAACCACAAAGCAAATAACCAAATCCAATTTATATATCACAGCTTTGTGTAGTACGAAATCAGGAAAGCTATATTTTGGGACTCCAGAAGGGATCATCTATCAAGTTAGCAACGAAAACCAACTCTCCATTTTTATTGATTTCACAACGGATTTTGAAAAAAAAGATTGGTTTAGTATTGAGAAAATTGTAGAAACTAAAAGCGGAGATTTACTCATTGGAACTTCAAAAGCAGGTGTCTTTTCTTACGATTTAAATAATCGTAATTTATCACCTATACTAGGGCAAAAACAATTGAAACAATTTTTATATGTCAGAGATATTGTCCAACCAAACGACCAAGAGTATTGGTTTGCGACCGAATCTGGTTTATTTATTTATCAAATTTCCAGCAAGACATTCGTCAATCTACGTAAAGAACAACATAACCCTTGGGGTATTTCGGACGATGCTATTTACAATATATTACAAGACAGAGATAACGGAATATGGTTAGGTACCTATTTCGGTGGACTCAATTATTATCATGCCCATAATAGCATAATAGAAAAAATATTACCTGGCGACCATGTTGACAATTTAAAAGGATCAGTTGTTCGGGGTATAAAAAAAGATAAAGAGGGTCACATTTGGATTGGTACTGAAAACGGAGGGGTAGCAAAGTGGAATATTTCCAACAATAAAATACAAAACTTCACGAGCCAAAATAGCTCCCTTGCTAATAATAATGTGCATGGACTACTCGCCATTCATGATCAATTGTTAGTCGGGGCTTTTGTAAATGGACTTGATATATTCAATCTTAATCAGTTGCAGGTAACCCATCATCTAGATCAAAACAATTCAGAGCTACAAAGCAATTTCATATTTCATCTATATCAAACAAAAAATGGAAATATACTTGCTGCATCCACACGTGGTCTCTATCGATTTGACCTCGATGCAAAAAAGTTCTTTCTGATCAAAAATGTCCCTACCCATATTTTCTACACCAGCATTCTAGAAGATTTCAAAGGTAACTTATGGATTGGAACCTGGCGAGATGGATTATTTTGCTACAACCCCAATACACAACACTTTAAGCACTATACGCACCAATCAAATAATATAAAGGCCCTTCCAAATAATCGTATCAATAGTCTATTTGAAGATTCAAAAAAACAACTTTGGATTGCCACTGAAGGTGGAATGGTAAAGAAAGACCCAGATAAAGACGAGTTTGAAAGTTTTAATATGGACGATGGCATGCCAAGTAATGTAGTCCTGTCATTTTTAGAAGATAAACAACATAATATGTGGGTGGCAACTTCAAAAGGGCTTGTCCGCTATCATCAAAAAGATCGTAAAATAAGGATTTTCAATATGGAATCTGGTCTACCAACACTACAATTCAATTATAATTCTTCATTTGATGACGACAATGGTAATTTCTATTTTGGAACTATCAATGGTTTAATTCGATTTAAACCAGAAAGATTAAATCAAATAAATTACAATTCTGCCACCCCAATCTTTATCACAAACATGACTGTTAATAATCGTGAGATTAGTCAAACAGACGATTCCCCTATTTTAAAGGAATCAATTCTATTTACTGAAAACATACAACTCAAACATGATGAATCGTCATTTAGTCTAGATTTTGCGGCTCTGCACTTTCAAGCGCCCCAATCAATAAATTATAGTTATAAAATGGAGGGAATGGATGAAAAATGGAACCCAATTAACGGTACCCCCCGAGTATACTTCACTAAACTAGCACCAGGAAAATACACATTCATGGTTAAGGCTAATGATCCAAACGGTGTCCCGATTCAACAACTCAAAACTCTAAAAATAGAAATTTTGCCACCTATCTGGGCAAGTATACCTGCATTTTTCATCTATGTTCTTATCACCATCGGATTGATTGCATTCATTATCCATCATTTCAATGAAAGAATTAAGCAACGTAACCGACAACATATCTTAACAACACAAAATATAAGAGATCAAGAACTATATCGCTCCAAGATTAATTTTTATACTGATGTGGCTCATGAAATCCGAACACCCTTAACACTAATTAAGGCACCTTTGGAAAAATTAATGGACAAAGTCGACCGAAGTCCAACAATAGACAAGTTGCTCAATACAATGGAAAACAACACCAACAAACTGATTGAGCTTAGCAATCAGTTATTGGACTTCAGAAAAGTCGAGGCAGAGGGATTCAAATTAAACTTTGCTTCCCACAATGTGAGTCTAATTTTAGAAGAGATTATCCAAAACTTCATAGAAACATTAAATGCACAGAATCGTATATTAATCAAATCAATTCATGTAGATATCATAGCATTAATTGATTTAGATGCTTTCGAAAAAATTTGCTACAACCTCATTAATAATGCGCTTAAATATTCTGATAAGCATATAGAAATCAGCTTAATAAGTGATGAAAAAAACATAATGATCATGAGCGTAAAAAATGATGGATTACTCATTCCTATAATAGATCGAGAACATATCTTTGAACCATTCAATCGTCTAAAAAGAAATAAAAATATTTCAGGAAGTGGATTAGGATTAGCCCTCACAAAATCATTGACTTTAAAACATCAAGGTTCATTAGTTTACAAAACCGATGAAACTTCATTCAACATATTTGTATTAACGTTACCTTTAAATCAAAGCTTAACATCATGA
- a CDS encoding response regulator: MMKNAKASILLVDDHQELLEFIADDLCEDYEIQVSSNGVEAMKLLSSDNFDLIISDIMMPEMDGYELCQHIKENIMTSHIPVILLTAKNSIESKIQGLEFGADAYIEKPFSPAFLRAQIASLLKNRLKVKTFFVNNPLSQIQSIGQSQNDQEFLSKLDEIIQNHLDDPEFNVDRMADILCMSRPTLYRKINVVSSLSPNELINLTRLRKAAELLIQRKYKIYEISHLLGYSSATHFSRNFQKQFGLSPSEFLEQQRQHS, from the coding sequence ATGATGAAAAATGCAAAAGCCAGTATACTATTAGTAGATGATCACCAAGAATTACTTGAATTTATAGCAGATGACCTCTGCGAAGACTACGAAATACAAGTAAGTAGCAATGGTGTAGAAGCTATGAAATTATTGTCTTCCGATAATTTCGACCTCATTATAAGCGATATTATGATGCCAGAAATGGATGGTTATGAATTATGTCAGCATATAAAAGAAAATATCATGACTTCTCATATTCCTGTGATTTTGTTAACGGCCAAAAACAGTATAGAATCTAAAATTCAAGGTTTAGAATTTGGTGCTGATGCCTATATAGAAAAACCATTTTCACCAGCTTTTTTACGAGCACAAATAGCAAGCCTCCTGAAGAACAGACTCAAGGTTAAAACCTTTTTTGTTAATAACCCCCTTTCACAAATTCAAAGTATTGGACAAAGCCAAAATGATCAAGAATTTCTATCAAAATTAGACGAAATTATTCAAAATCACTTGGACGATCCTGAATTCAATGTTGACCGTATGGCCGATATATTATGCATGAGTAGACCTACATTATATCGAAAAATAAATGTCGTATCAAGCCTATCACCCAATGAACTCATTAACTTAACCCGACTAAGGAAAGCAGCAGAACTCTTAATACAAAGAAAATATAAAATTTATGAAATATCACACTTACTCGGGTATAGTTCGGCGACTCATTTTTCCAGAAATTTTCAAAAACAATTCGGATTGAGTCCATCCGAATTTTTAGAACAACAGAGACAACATTCTTAA